Below is a window of Streptomyces sp. WMMB303 DNA.
TGGCACTGAGCCCCCGCCCGGGAACGGGGAGGACGCGTCAGTCGCCGGGGTGCTGGGTGCGGGTCTCCCGGTCGACGGGCAGCTCGTCCGTCTCGATCCGCACCTCGCCGATCTCCAGGGCCAGCTCGACGGGCTTGCCGTACGGGATCACGTCCCGGCCCCGGTAGCCGTCCGGGCCCGGGTGCCACAGGGTGGTGCACTCGGCGCGGTACGGATCGAAGATCAGGTACCGGGCGATCCCGCGCTGCGCGTACAGCCTGTCCTTGACCACGTAGTCGTGCCGGACGCTGCTGGGCGAGACGACCTCCACGGCCAGCTCGATCAGGTCCGGCGGGTACGCGCTGAGGTTGCGGTCCGCCTCCGCCCGCGGGACCAGCGCGATGTCGGGGCAGAGCTCGTCGGCGTCGGAGAAGACGAAGGTGACGTCCGAGATGCAGGCCCACTCCGTTCCGAGCTGCGCCTCGAACGTGTTCTCCAGAAGTCGGATCGTCCTGCCGTGGAACGGCCTGACCGGACTCATCATGATGGTGCCCCCCACAATCTCCGTCCGGAAGCCAGGGAACTGGTCCTCCAGCCGGCTGAGCTGCGAGTGCAGGCGGTCGGTCTCCGAGATCGGCACGGCGCTCTCCCTTCCCTGCTCCCGATGGTAGAGGGGCAGGCTAGTCAGAGACCCAGCCCGCGCACCGCCAGATCCAGCAGAGCACACCCGAACAGGGCGATCCCGATGAAACTGTTGACCTGGAAGAAGGCGCGGTTGAGGCGGGAGAGGTCGCGGGGGCGCACGAGGGTGTGCTCGTAGACGAAGGCACCCGCGACGATCACCAGGCCCAGCCAGAAGAACACGCCCGCGTGGGTGAGCAGCCCGAAGGCGACCAGCAGGCCGACCGTGACCAGGTGTGCGGCGCGGGTGGCGTGCAGCGCGGCCGCGGTGCCGAACCGCGCCGGCACGGACCGCACGCCGTTGGCGCGGTCGGCCGTCACGTCCTGGCAGGCGTAGATCAGGTCGAAGCCCCCGATCCAGATGCCCACGGCCAGCCCGAGCACCGCGGCGTCCCACGACCAGGCGCCGGTGACCGCGATCCACGCGCCGATGGGCCCGATGGCCTGGGCGATCCCGAGGATGGCGTGCGGGTAGTCGGTGAAG
It encodes the following:
- a CDS encoding Uma2 family endonuclease, which encodes MPISETDRLHSQLSRLEDQFPGFRTEIVGGTIMMSPVRPFHGRTIRLLENTFEAQLGTEWACISDVTFVFSDADELCPDIALVPRAEADRNLSAYPPDLIELAVEVVSPSSVRHDYVVKDRLYAQRGIARYLIFDPYRAECTTLWHPGPDGYRGRDVIPYGKPVELALEIGEVRIETDELPVDRETRTQHPGD
- the mqnP gene encoding menaquinone biosynthesis prenyltransferase MqnP; protein product: MSSTAEGVLGPGPGADVGRVRAFLRLVVIEHSVFALPFAYIAALSAMFRESRSIHWWQLFLVTVAMVGMRTFAMAANRIIDREIDARNPRTAGRELVTGAVSVRTAWTGAVVALAVFLGAAALLNPLCLALAPLAVLPMVVYPYGKRFTDYPHAILGIAQAIGPIGAWIAVTGAWSWDAAVLGLAVGIWIGGFDLIYACQDVTADRANGVRSVPARFGTAAALHATRAAHLVTVGLLVAFGLLTHAGVFFWLGLVIVAGAFVYEHTLVRPRDLSRLNRAFFQVNSFIGIALFGCALLDLAVRGLGL